A genome region from Nitrosopumilus oxyclinae includes the following:
- a CDS encoding class I SAM-dependent methyltransferase: MGDLGQKIKNYTRSIKRRTFGISYGETWQGRNNKFYERLHSTGLIEHQKFLSYLKSKQDVKTILEIGCGAGVYPIKYKDIFEKFEYTGIDISKSAIEYCKNHSNFNFLCGDFQKMILSEKYDLIFSHGVIHHVYDINEFLSKIVEKSEKYAYILSSLGYSDELEDHEMEWAEKEAVYNSILSLKQVNDTLIKSGLKENQFSINPSETDSENSTGTLIEINKTL; encoded by the coding sequence ATGGGTGATTTAGGTCAAAAAATAAAGAACTATACAAGATCTATTAAAAGAAGAACTTTTGGAATTTCTTATGGTGAAACTTGGCAAGGACGAAATAACAAATTTTACGAACGTCTACATTCTACAGGTTTAATTGAGCATCAAAAATTTCTCTCATATTTAAAATCTAAGCAAGATGTTAAAACAATTCTTGAAATTGGTTGTGGTGCTGGAGTATATCCAATAAAATACAAAGATATTTTTGAAAAATTCGAATATACTGGAATTGATATTTCCAAATCAGCTATAGAGTATTGTAAAAATCATTCTAACTTTAATTTCTTATGTGGAGATTTTCAGAAAATGATACTTTCAGAAAAATATGATTTAATATTTTCTCACGGTGTTATACATCATGTATATGATATCAATGAATTCCTCTCAAAAATTGTAGAAAAATCTGAAAAATATGCTTACATTCTTTCAAGTTTAGGTTATTCTGATGAATTAGAAGATCATGAAATGGAATGGGCAGAAAAAGAAGCAGTTTACAACAGTATTTTATCATTAAAACAGGTAAATGACACTTTAATCAAAAGTGGTTTAAAAGAAAATCAGTTTTCAATAAATCCGTCTGAAACAGACTCTGAAAATTCTACAGGGACATTAATTGAAATTAATAAGACATTATAA
- a CDS encoding sulfotransferase domain-containing protein: MPDFIVCGTSFCAKTFLYNNINQHKLILNNLREESGFFLDTNENGLNWYKSNFPSFYYKKLFEAIYGKTSFVGETVNLPGYFVPKRVFNILKNPKIIVILRNPVDRAFARYLEEIRNGNETKSFEDALENELNLIKNHEEEIIKTKSPLELRNLFLYRLEGLYIEYLKQWNEYFPIKNMHIVKAESLFSEPLDTVNKCFDFLGIEHIKKITLSEKNNEKNKLVLKKETRDKLSEYFEGYNQKLYQFLGIDFGWA, from the coding sequence ATGCCTGATTTTATTGTATGTGGTACATCATTTTGTGCAAAAACTTTTCTATATAATAATATCAATCAGCATAAATTAATTTTAAATAATCTTAGAGAGGAATCTGGGTTTTTTCTAGATACAAATGAAAATGGATTAAATTGGTACAAATCCAATTTTCCTTCATTTTATTATAAAAAATTATTTGAAGCCATTTATGGAAAAACTTCATTTGTTGGTGAAACAGTAAACTTGCCTGGGTATTTTGTACCAAAACGAGTTTTTAACATACTTAAAAATCCAAAAATAATTGTAATTTTACGAAATCCTGTAGATAGAGCATTTGCTAGATATTTAGAAGAAATTAGGAATGGAAATGAAACAAAATCATTTGAAGATGCGTTAGAAAATGAATTAAATCTTATAAAAAACCATGAAGAAGAAATTATAAAAACTAAGTCACCTTTAGAATTACGTAATCTCTTTCTCTATAGGTTGGAAGGATTATACATAGAATACTTGAAACAATGGAATGAATATTTCCCAATAAAAAATATGCATATAGTAAAAGCTGAAAGTTTATTCTCTGAACCTCTTGATACAGTTAACAAATGCTTTGATTTTTTGGGTATTGAACATATTAAAAAAATAACATTATCAGAAAAAAATAATGAAAAAAATAAACTTGTTTTGAAAAAAGAAACTCGAGATAAACTATCAGAATATTTTGAAGGTTATAACCAAAAATTATATCAATTTCTCGGTATAGATTTTGGATGGGCTTGA
- a CDS encoding class I SAM-dependent methyltransferase, with translation MVFGKKFQKYYRALRRRTIGFQYGDIWQGKNAEKWYESTDSIYPLVHNDFLNYLSDKHDIKSVLEVGCGPGVYPIKYKDIFEKFEYTGIDISKSAIEYCKTHSDFNFLCDDFIQIDFPKKFDFVFSRSVIDHVYDIDQFLLKTVNLTKKYAYIYAYRGFFPTSENHDSKLDKNGSYYVNALSKKQLEKTLLKSGLDKTEFIIRSQESGHNEWNIGTIIEINKI, from the coding sequence ATGGTTTTTGGAAAAAAATTTCAAAAATACTATAGAGCTTTGAGAAGAAGAACCATTGGATTTCAATATGGTGATATATGGCAGGGTAAAAATGCTGAAAAGTGGTATGAATCTACAGATAGCATCTATCCATTAGTGCATAATGATTTCTTAAATTATTTGAGCGATAAACATGACATTAAATCTGTCTTAGAAGTTGGTTGTGGACCTGGAGTATATCCAATAAAATATAAAGATATTTTTGAAAAATTCGAATATACTGGAATTGATATTTCCAAATCAGCCATAGAGTATTGCAAAACTCATTCAGATTTTAATTTCTTATGTGATGATTTTATTCAAATTGACTTTCCTAAAAAATTTGACTTTGTTTTTTCGCGTTCAGTAATAGATCATGTTTATGATATTGATCAATTTTTACTAAAAACTGTAAATCTGACTAAAAAATACGCTTACATCTATGCATATAGAGGATTTTTTCCAACTTCTGAAAATCATGACTCTAAATTAGACAAAAATGGAAGTTATTATGTTAATGCATTATCAAAGAAACAATTAGAAAAAACATTATTAAAAAGTGGTTTAGATAAAACTGAATTCATTATACGTTCTCAGGAGAGTGGTCATAATGAGTGGAACATTGGCACTATAATTGAAATAAATAAAATTTAA
- a CDS encoding glycosyltransferase family 4 protein → MKILIAGNLVNHGYFLTKLLRENGISAELLFRKKPEISEDPLKFDPDLKEYPNWVKTWDGSNKNWKWNVINIMRKYDLIQASTELPIFSMFSRKPYIVFATGSDIIELAHQNNLKAFLLRRAYKKAKLIIVPGLYMYPSVKKLKLKKTIFLPLLWDYNKYKLENNLIKSNNKFTIFHPTRHDWLVKGNDKFLNAFVRFAKERNNVQLIIINHGKDYQKSINIIENVKEKVKILPNRLGQNEMLQYYHQSDVVVDYFNLGSTGMIGQEAMACEKPLIQYVNTLLYEEYYKEIPPIVNANTEDEVYQALSKLADDPKLCEKIGKDSRKWLLKHHDPQKIIKKYIYLYDSVLNKVKFEIIKEKINSI, encoded by the coding sequence ATGAAAATATTAATTGCGGGAAATTTAGTGAATCATGGATATTTTTTAACAAAACTTCTAAGGGAAAATGGTATTTCTGCAGAATTATTATTTAGAAAAAAACCAGAAATAAGTGAAGATCCGTTAAAATTTGATCCTGATTTGAAGGAATATCCAAATTGGGTAAAAACGTGGGATGGTTCAAATAAAAATTGGAAATGGAATGTTATCAATATTATGCGTAAATATGATCTAATTCAAGCATCCACAGAATTACCAATTTTTTCAATGTTTTCAAGAAAACCATACATAGTTTTTGCAACTGGTTCAGACATTATAGAACTTGCACATCAAAATAATCTAAAAGCATTTTTACTTCGTAGAGCATATAAAAAAGCAAAACTCATCATAGTTCCAGGATTATACATGTATCCATCAGTTAAAAAATTGAAATTAAAAAAAACTATTTTTTTGCCATTGTTATGGGATTATAATAAATACAAATTAGAAAATAATTTAATAAAATCAAACAATAAATTTACAATTTTTCATCCAACCAGACACGATTGGCTAGTTAAAGGAAACGATAAATTTCTTAATGCATTTGTACGATTTGCAAAAGAACGAAATAATGTTCAATTAATAATAATTAATCATGGCAAAGATTATCAAAAATCAATTAACATTATAGAAAATGTAAAAGAAAAAGTTAAAATTCTTCCTAACAGATTAGGTCAAAATGAAATGTTACAATATTATCATCAATCAGATGTAGTTGTAGATTATTTTAACCTCGGTTCAACAGGAATGATTGGACAAGAGGCCATGGCTTGTGAAAAACCGCTAATTCAGTATGTCAATACCTTACTTTATGAAGAATACTATAAAGAAATCCCACCAATTGTTAATGCAAATACTGAAGATGAAGTATATCAAGCTCTATCTAAATTAGCAGATGATCCTAAATTATGTGAAAAAATTGGGAAGGATTCTAGAAAATGGCTTTTAAAACATCACGATCCCCAAAAAATTATTAAAAAATACATCTATCTTTATGATTCTGTATTGAATAAGGTCAAATTTGAGATTATTAAAGAAAAAATAAATTCAATATAG
- a CDS encoding SDR family NAD(P)-dependent oxidoreductase: MSRVALVTGGAGFIGSHLVKKLLHENYKVIVYDDLSNGSGKKNLPKKINFIKGSILNEAKFAKSCSKADVVFNLAVKPLPMSFDNPEEVVKVNGLGTLIVAKTCTQLKKKLIHVSSSESYGTAQNVPMNESHTFFPTTVYAASKAASEYYVQSLHESDGLKMVIVRPFNCYGPYMRDDVYAAAIPNFYHRITKRKPPIIFGNGKQTRDLTYVEDTVNGIFLADKRTKAIGKALNIGQGKETSINQVAKMMIKQYSGITETSVSSKILYKKERKGDVRRHFADISYAKKILGYKPQISLEEGVNKYLQWALNE, translated from the coding sequence ATGAGCAGAGTTGCATTAGTTACAGGAGGAGCAGGATTTATCGGTTCACATTTAGTTAAAAAGCTATTACATGAAAATTACAAGGTGATTGTTTATGATGACTTATCAAATGGAAGTGGAAAGAAAAATCTACCTAAAAAAATTAATTTTATTAAAGGTTCCATACTAAACGAAGCAAAATTTGCTAAAAGTTGCAGTAAAGCAGATGTTGTATTTAATTTAGCAGTGAAACCTCTTCCAATGTCATTTGATAACCCAGAAGAAGTGGTTAAAGTAAATGGTTTAGGGACATTAATAGTTGCAAAAACATGTACTCAATTAAAGAAAAAATTAATTCATGTTTCTTCTAGTGAGTCGTATGGTACAGCACAAAATGTACCTATGAATGAATCACATACTTTCTTTCCAACCACTGTATATGCAGCATCTAAAGCAGCATCAGAATATTATGTACAAAGTTTACATGAATCAGATGGATTGAAAATGGTAATTGTAAGACCGTTTAATTGTTATGGACCTTACATGAGAGATGATGTTTATGCAGCAGCTATACCAAACTTTTATCATCGAATTACAAAAAGAAAACCACCCATAATATTTGGAAATGGTAAACAAACTAGAGATCTTACTTATGTAGAAGATACAGTTAATGGTATTTTTCTTGCAGATAAGAGAACTAAAGCAATCGGAAAGGCACTAAATATTGGACAAGGAAAAGAGACATCAATTAATCAAGTTGCAAAGATGATGATAAAACAATATTCAGGCATTACAGAAACTAGTGTTAGCAGTAAGATTTTATATAAAAAAGAAAGAAAGGGTGATGTTAGAAGGCATTTTGCAGATATTTCGTATGCTAAAAAAATTTTAGGATATAAACCACAGATTAGTTTAGAGGAAGGAGTTAACAAATATCTTCAATGGGCATTAAATGAATAA
- a CDS encoding GNAT family N-acetyltransferase — protein sequence MITLREISNEDIKFLFGILNERNETTNFSNNNKTEYKQHVEFVNSKPYKKWYIIEHENEKVGSINLDHNNGIGTFILKKYQRNGFASKAIREIIRLNPEKKYYANINPNNQDSIKLYTKCGFGHIYNHYELNNDE from the coding sequence ATGATTACACTAAGAGAAATTTCAAATGAAGACATTAAATTTTTATTTGGAATTTTAAATGAACGAAACGAAACTACTAATTTTTCTAATAATAACAAAACTGAATATAAACAGCATGTAGAATTTGTAAATTCAAAACCATACAAAAAATGGTATATTATAGAACATGAAAATGAAAAAGTAGGTAGTATTAATTTAGATCATAATAATGGAATTGGAACATTTATTCTTAAAAAATATCAAAGGAATGGATTTGCAAGTAAAGCTATAAGAGAAATTATCAGGTTAAATCCTGAAAAAAAATATTATGCAAATATTAATCCAAATAATCAAGACTCAATTAAATTATATACTAAATGTGGTTTTGGTCATATTTACAATCACTATGAACTAAATAATGATGAATAA
- a CDS encoding DegT/DnrJ/EryC1/StrS family aminotransferase — protein sequence MRPNVDSEEIKEIEKVINSKFLTEGKVTQKFEKKISSYVHSKYAIATTSATTALHTAFEVLNVKNKRVLVSDFTFPATALAIIQAGGIPVLVDVNKYRMNVTREIIENSMKKNDEFVCPVSLFGNPLDLDFYKLKKQGFWIIEDAATNLGTKIGNKFVGELADISCFSFHPRKIITTGEGGMITTNNKKLNDKMRSFKAFGKIKNNFINLGTNYKLSDIQSAVGLSQLKKLDKIIKNRKINAKIYNELLSKIDYIKPQEQTPNSLHTYQSYTCIVTKPNMRNKIIKELELNNIESQIGTYALHCLPIFQKLSQNQDLKNSNFLFKNSISLPLHKELNEKDQERICRIIKNVIK from the coding sequence ATGAGGCCAAATGTAGATTCTGAAGAAATTAAAGAAATTGAAAAAGTAATTAATTCCAAATTTCTGACAGAGGGAAAAGTTACTCAAAAATTTGAAAAAAAGATTTCATCATATGTACATTCAAAATATGCTATTGCAACTACATCTGCCACTACTGCATTACATACAGCCTTTGAAGTATTGAATGTAAAAAATAAAAGAGTGCTTGTTTCTGATTTTACATTTCCAGCAACAGCCTTAGCAATCATACAAGCTGGTGGAATTCCAGTACTTGTAGATGTTAACAAGTATAGAATGAATGTAACAAGAGAAATAATTGAAAATTCTATGAAGAAAAATGATGAGTTTGTGTGTCCAGTGTCATTATTTGGAAACCCACTTGATTTAGATTTTTACAAACTAAAGAAACAAGGTTTTTGGATAATAGAAGATGCTGCAACTAATTTAGGTACAAAAATTGGCAATAAGTTCGTAGGAGAGTTGGCAGATATTAGTTGTTTTAGTTTTCATCCTAGAAAAATTATTACAACTGGGGAAGGAGGAATGATTACAACAAACAATAAAAAATTAAACGATAAGATGAGATCATTTAAAGCATTTGGAAAAATTAAAAATAATTTTATAAATTTAGGTACAAATTATAAATTATCAGATATTCAAAGTGCAGTGGGATTATCCCAACTTAAAAAACTAGATAAAATTATTAAAAATAGAAAAATAAATGCAAAAATCTACAATGAATTATTATCAAAAATAGATTATATTAAACCACAAGAGCAAACTCCTAATTCATTGCACACATATCAATCATATACATGCATAGTTACAAAACCAAACATGAGAAATAAAATAATTAAAGAATTGGAATTAAACAACATTGAAAGTCAAATAGGAACATATGCACTTCACTGTTTACCAATTTTTCAAAAATTATCTCAAAATCAAGATTTGAAAAATTCTAATTTCCTGTTTAAAAATTCAATATCATTACCTCTTCATAAGGAATTAAATGAAAAAGATCAAGAAAGAATTTGTAGAATTATTAAGAATGTTATAAAATAA
- a CDS encoding SIS domain-containing protein, translated as MIDQSSLEKFDSQGMHKVYDRWPEIARKNYFSDLSQIEFTKCPHIVFAGMGGSGAIGDIFSAILSKTSTHVTVVKGYHLPKTVTNNSVVVVISISGNTVETISMLKNAIEINSKIIVFSDGGKIKDICNEKNIPHRNIKKYHSPRASFTSFLYSMLHVLKPIIPIEEKDIIESIKELENMSIKINSKKISKENPSIQISEWIKDTPVIYYPWGLEPVAIRFKNSLQENSKIQAVIEDVIESCHNGIVTWDKQNNFQPILIRGQKDYEKTKERWEILKEFFSEKKIDYKEIISENGNILTKIICLIYLLDYASIYLAIKLKVDPTPVNAIEYIKNKLN; from the coding sequence TTGATTGATCAGTCATCATTAGAGAAATTTGATTCTCAAGGAATGCATAAAGTATATGATAGATGGCCAGAAATTGCTAGAAAAAACTATTTTTCAGATCTTTCTCAAATTGAATTTACTAAATGTCCTCACATAGTTTTTGCAGGAATGGGTGGTTCTGGTGCAATCGGTGATATATTTTCAGCAATATTATCAAAAACTAGCACACATGTAACTGTTGTAAAAGGATATCATCTTCCAAAAACGGTTACAAATAATTCAGTAGTAGTTGTAATTAGTATATCTGGAAATACTGTTGAAACAATTTCAATGCTTAAAAACGCTATAGAAATCAATTCAAAAATCATAGTTTTTTCTGATGGGGGTAAAATAAAAGATATTTGTAATGAAAAAAATATTCCACATAGAAACATAAAAAAATATCATTCTCCTAGAGCATCATTTACTTCATTTCTTTATTCAATGCTACATGTTTTAAAACCAATTATTCCAATTGAAGAAAAAGATATCATAGAATCTATAAAAGAATTAGAAAATATGTCAATAAAAATAAATTCAAAAAAAATTTCAAAAGAAAATCCATCTATTCAAATATCTGAATGGATTAAAGATACCCCAGTAATTTATTATCCATGGGGATTAGAACCAGTAGCAATTAGATTTAAAAATTCCCTACAAGAAAATTCTAAAATTCAAGCGGTTATAGAAGACGTAATAGAATCATGTCATAACGGAATTGTAACATGGGATAAACAAAATAATTTTCAACCAATATTAATTAGAGGTCAAAAAGATTATGAAAAAACAAAAGAAAGGTGGGAAATTTTGAAAGAATTTTTTTCTGAAAAAAAAATTGATTATAAAGAAATTATAAGTGAAAATGGAAATATACTAACAAAAATTATTTGTTTGATTTATCTTTTAGATTATGCCAGTATTTATCTTGCAATAAAATTAAAAGTTGATCCAACTCCAGTAAACGCAATTGAATATATCAAGAATAAACTAAATTAA
- the mtnA gene encoding S-methyl-5-thioribose-1-phosphate isomerase yields MDKNIAIDSSLRTVEWKDNKVVMIEQTKLPNELIFVEYDDFNQVANAIKTLIVRGAPAIGVSGAFGLGLAALQSKATTKEELLSDLEDARKILFATRPTAVNLGWGLEKIMNVAKTGETAEQIREIVISTAKKMAEEDIQINKAMGKNGAILFDNNDTIMTHCNAGALATVAYGTALGVIRATRESGKNVKVIATETRPIQQGSRLTAFELKHDGFDVSLVPDTAVGYSMANGLVNKVVVGADRIVKTGHVFNKIGTYQVATMAKQHGIPFYVAAPLSTIDLKTKAEDVIIEMRKGSEVTGIGDKKTAPDDIGVINPAFDMTPPELISGIITEKGVATAPYEKSIPKLFEANN; encoded by the coding sequence ATGGATAAAAATATTGCAATTGATTCTTCTCTTAGAACTGTTGAATGGAAAGACAACAAAGTAGTGATGATTGAGCAAACAAAGCTACCTAATGAACTAATTTTTGTAGAATATGATGATTTTAATCAAGTTGCAAATGCTATCAAAACTTTGATAGTTAGAGGTGCACCTGCAATTGGAGTATCTGGCGCATTTGGATTGGGATTAGCTGCTTTACAAAGCAAGGCAACAACAAAAGAAGAATTGCTATCTGATTTGGAAGATGCAAGAAAAATACTTTTTGCAACCAGACCTACTGCAGTAAATTTAGGATGGGGATTGGAAAAAATAATGAATGTTGCAAAAACTGGAGAAACAGCAGAACAAATTAGAGAAATAGTAATTTCTACTGCTAAAAAAATGGCCGAAGAAGATATTCAAATAAACAAAGCTATGGGAAAAAATGGTGCAATTCTTTTTGATAATAATGATACTATAATGACTCACTGTAATGCTGGAGCTTTAGCTACTGTAGCATATGGAACCGCATTAGGTGTAATTCGTGCAACAAGGGAGAGTGGAAAAAATGTAAAAGTCATAGCAACTGAAACAAGACCAATTCAACAGGGTTCAAGATTAACTGCATTTGAGTTAAAACATGATGGTTTTGATGTTAGTCTAGTTCCTGATACTGCTGTAGGGTATTCAATGGCAAATGGATTGGTGAATAAAGTTGTAGTTGGAGCTGATAGAATTGTAAAAACTGGCCATGTCTTTAATAAAATTGGAACATATCAGGTAGCAACAATGGCCAAACAACATGGAATCCCATTTTATGTAGCCGCGCCATTATCTACAATTGACTTGAAAACAAAGGCTGAAGATGTAATAATTGAAATGAGAAAAGGATCTGAGGTTACAGGAATTGGTGATAAAAAAACTGCACCTGACGATATTGGTGTAATTAATCCTGCATTTGATATGACTCCACCTGAGCTGATTTCTGGTATAATCACTGAAAAAGGTGTGGCTACTGCACCGTATGAGAAGTCAATTCCAAAATTATTTGAAGCTAATAATTAG
- a CDS encoding PqqD family peptide modification chaperone translates to MSTVSAQAIEDSLKQCMDPEVPLNIVEMGLIYGIDVTENNDVNIKMTMTTQGCPLHETLVEDATRFAKKVPGVNNVKIDIVWEPAWSMDKMTEEGKLKIKNMGAAMNTPAPINYETALPQGVGKLVQQDDGSMVLANEHEQGFMVNQAIVDFWKSCNGERKVTELVEVFAQQTGLQRKQVEKEVMQLLQQLRDGGLIAIAGQPDTPNVEFKK, encoded by the coding sequence ATGAGTACTGTTTCTGCACAAGCAATTGAGGATTCTCTAAAACAATGTATGGATCCTGAAGTACCTCTAAACATTGTAGAAATGGGGTTAATTTATGGAATTGATGTTACAGAAAATAATGATGTTAATATCAAAATGACAATGACGACTCAAGGTTGTCCTTTACATGAAACTTTGGTTGAAGATGCTACAAGATTTGCTAAAAAGGTTCCTGGAGTAAATAATGTCAAAATTGACATTGTATGGGAACCTGCATGGTCAATGGACAAAATGACTGAAGAAGGAAAATTAAAAATTAAGAATATGGGGGCGGCTATGAATACACCTGCACCAATAAATTATGAAACAGCATTACCTCAAGGAGTTGGGAAACTAGTCCAACAAGATGATGGATCAATGGTTCTAGCAAATGAACATGAGCAAGGCTTTATGGTAAATCAAGCAATTGTAGATTTTTGGAAGTCGTGTAATGGAGAACGTAAAGTAACAGAACTAGTAGAAGTATTTGCCCAACAAACAGGATTACAAAGAAAACAAGTTGAAAAAGAAGTTATGCAATTATTACAACAGCTTCGTGATGGTGGTTTAATTGCAATTGCTGGACAACCTGACACTCCAAATGTTGAATTTAAAAAATAA
- a CDS encoding SDR family oxidoreductase — translation MSNAIVLGGSRGIGKAIAESLKTIQIDVFAASKNDIDTSDLNSVNKFLEKHNQTDILVLNTGGPPPKPFNIITKDDWNLYHNQLFVGFCTILQKIKVNDNGYIFLISSSVIKEPNAKLIISSAYRAAFAEVFKVLSKEYAQKNISCINIAPGPINTDRTHELIENVKEFEKTLPMKRLGDPEEIGNFVKSIIQNNIKYLSGVTINFDGANSNYVF, via the coding sequence ATGAGTAATGCTATTGTTTTAGGAGGTTCTAGAGGAATAGGAAAAGCTATAGCAGAATCGTTAAAAACAATCCAAATTGATGTTTTTGCAGCATCTAAAAACGATATTGATACTTCAGATTTGAATAGTGTGAATAAATTCTTAGAGAAACATAATCAAACAGATATTTTAGTTTTAAACACAGGAGGTCCACCTCCAAAACCATTCAATATTATTACTAAAGATGACTGGAATTTGTATCATAATCAATTATTTGTAGGGTTTTGTACAATTTTACAAAAGATCAAAGTAAATGATAACGGGTATATTTTTTTGATAAGTTCTAGTGTTATCAAAGAACCAAATGCTAAACTAATAATATCATCTGCATATCGTGCTGCATTTGCTGAAGTTTTCAAAGTATTAAGTAAGGAATATGCCCAAAAAAACATTAGTTGTATTAACATTGCACCAGGTCCAATCAATACAGATAGAACTCATGAATTAATTGAAAATGTTAAAGAATTTGAAAAGACATTACCTATGAAACGACTAGGAGATCCTGAAGAGATTGGAAATTTTGTAAAATCAATAATTCAAAATAATATTAAATATCTTTCAGGAGTCACAATAAACTTTGATGGTGCAAATTCAAATTATGTATTTTAA
- a CDS encoding MBOAT family O-acyltransferase yields the protein MLFNSIEFIIFFVAVLTVITIIKHKKFQHLFIVFSSYFFFYFSSNYLLSLLIFSTLLDYYIAKLIWTTQNKQRKKILLITSLAGNLGLLGFFKYADFAIMQFNILGNQINIGGGIPFLELALPIGISFYTFQTISYTVDVYRGKLEPSKSLREFALFVAFFPQLVAGPIIRASEFLPQLREKIEDSTSKINLKQIIIHNSNLKLGITIMAFGFLKKMFFADNIAPLVNAIFTNPIEASSFEIWLGTIAFGIQIYGDFSGYSDIAIGAALILGFKIPRNFNKPYFAISPSDFWRRWHISLSSWLRDYLYIPLGGSKKGSGRTYFNLLTVMFLGGLWHGASWNFVIWGMLHGVYLVIHRVIANKFPRIANSEFVRTKTGKIISILITQYFVFLAWIPFRVHDTEGMIYSMSKYIFFDFEFDEIIEILLAYKIPIGFMIGFIILHYISFRKSDLIKIIINLKLKYWGIILAIILSLIVFFFDGNPEDFIYFRF from the coding sequence ATGTTATTCAATTCAATTGAATTTATTATTTTTTTTGTTGCTGTGTTAACTGTAATCACAATCATCAAACATAAAAAATTTCAACATTTGTTTATTGTATTTTCAAGTTACTTTTTCTTTTACTTTTCAAGTAACTATCTACTTTCATTATTGATATTTTCCACATTACTAGACTATTACATTGCAAAACTAATTTGGACAACTCAAAACAAGCAGAGAAAGAAAATACTTTTGATTACAAGTCTGGCTGGTAATTTAGGACTACTAGGATTCTTTAAATATGCAGATTTTGCAATCATGCAATTCAATATTTTAGGAAATCAGATCAATATTGGGGGAGGTATTCCATTTTTGGAGTTGGCATTGCCAATTGGAATTTCATTTTATACTTTTCAAACAATCAGTTACACAGTTGATGTATACCGTGGAAAACTGGAACCAAGTAAATCATTAAGAGAGTTTGCTCTTTTTGTGGCATTTTTCCCTCAACTAGTTGCAGGGCCAATTATTCGTGCATCAGAATTTCTCCCACAGCTACGTGAAAAAATAGAAGACAGTACATCCAAAATCAATCTAAAACAAATCATCATTCACAATTCCAATCTAAAACTAGGAATCACAATAATGGCATTTGGTTTTCTCAAAAAGATGTTTTTTGCAGACAATATTGCACCATTAGTTAATGCAATTTTTACAAATCCTATTGAAGCAAGCTCCTTTGAAATATGGTTAGGTACGATAGCATTTGGAATTCAAATCTATGGAGATTTTTCAGGATATTCTGATATTGCAATTGGTGCAGCACTAATTCTAGGATTTAAGATTCCAAGAAACTTTAACAAACCATATTTTGCAATCTCACCATCTGACTTTTGGAGAAGATGGCATATCTCATTGTCATCATGGTTAAGAGATTACCTATACATTCCATTAGGTGGAAGTAAGAAAGGTTCAGGTAGAACGTATTTCAATTTATTGACAGTGATGTTTCTTGGAGGTCTTTGGCACGGAGCATCATGGAATTTTGTAATTTGGGGAATGTTACATGGAGTATATTTAGTAATTCACAGAGTTATTGCAAATAAATTTCCAAGAATAGCAAATAGTGAATTTGTTAGAACAAAAACAGGAAAAATTATTTCAATATTAATTACGCAATATTTTGTATTTTTAGCATGGATTCCATTTAGAGTTCATGATACAGAAGGAATGATCTACTCAATGTCAAAGTACATTTTCTTTGATTTTGAATTTGATGAAATTATTGAAATTTTATTAGCTTACAAAATACCAATTGGGTTTATGATAGGATTTATTATTTTACATTATATTTCATTTAGAAAATCAGATTTAATAAAAATAATTATAAATCTAAAATTAAAATATTGGGGGATTATTTTAGCTATAATTTTATCTTTAATTGTTTTCTTTTTTGATGGAAATCCTGAAGACTTTATTTATTTCCGTTTTTAA